The following nucleotide sequence is from Tenrec ecaudatus isolate mTenEca1 chromosome X, mTenEca1.hap1, whole genome shotgun sequence.
TAATGtaagaaaacagagcaacagtgtCAGAGTATTCCATCACCACCAGACTGTACAGTTCAATGTTTTCTAGACCATTTGCTGCTCATTCAGAATCTGtatatagaccaagaagcagtcttTTGAACAAAATGAGAAGATACtggaagtgtgtgtcagggttgtatcttttcactaaaattattcaatctgcatgttgcgtaaataatctgagaagctggactgtatgaacagtgtgtcatcaggattggagggaggctttttCACAACCTGTTGTATGCAGtttacacaaccttgcttactgaaagacaAGAAGGGTTGAAACATTCAATGGTGAATATCGAAGAATACAGCCCTCAGAATGGATTAAAACAACGGAAACCCATAgccattgaggcaattccaaACGGGTTGTTATTATTATCTCTTAGCCTATGTTGCAGTGATTGTGTCTATCCATCATATCAagggcctttttttttctttcttcctctttaccAAATCTGGtggcttttccagggactagtgtcccctgataatatgtccaaaatatgtgagaccaagtcttgcaatACTTGCTTTTCTTCTCCcccatatgtttgaaatgaacttttatgtcactaaagactccattttaagtttatttttcctccttttattaGCTACTCAGATCAATATTTAGCtctgaggggtaaggaatctggaggttttctttcttttctttttttaagccttcactcatttttatttatttattttaaaatttattttgtttttaagaagcaTATTCTGTATGGTAGCACATCCCATCTTAAATGTAATCAATAATAATATCCCATTTGCCACCCCCCATAAATGtggttctctctttttttcccctctcccttcctccctccctctgtaaTTTCCTATCCCTTCTCCTTCCCTATCCCCACCCATGTCCTTATCTTTTGGTGTACACgccacttttctttttctccattttcccTATAATATGATGTAATTAATTTATCTTTATAAGATTTATTAACTTGGATAAGCATAATGCGAGGAGCAACCTCTCATTGGGGGGAAATGCTTAACAATACTTACATAGAACCCAAGGGAAGAATACACCCAGTACTGTGTTCCTAATCAGACACGTTTGACCTTGGTGACTCATGTGGTTTGCTATAgactactggtatttcaaattctGTCCTTTTGATAAGCACAAGACCCTTCATAgggcacaccagaaggacttggtGTGGAATCCCCACTAAAGGAACCTGAAACTCACCTGTAGTCCTTTAACTTAAAACTGAgactccctagtgtgagaagcagaTATCTGATATCCCATGGTTATAGAAATGGTGCTCACTGGACGTTAGTTTGAGGGTACCTCATGAATGGTGGCCTAGGATtaccatatacttactattttaatgcctcctaacttcattatgatatatattaCTCTGGTAGGCatgtgtggtaattacataatctggtgtcgatttgagaggattacgagtgaagggatggagtcttatctgtcaattggatcatagccaatgaggcatctGTATGGGCATGAGAAttcctgagaattcttggaaaTTCAGTATTCCTTCTtgtaggtgggagacactctctcaggtgagactctctattgacaaggctcactccctgtgagacatccctgaggagaagccacataaacccaccctgatgcagccctgggtgctggagaagccatgtggagacccctgacagtgctgagatgcttacaccgccactggatccaaagactttctactcactggtctGTGACCATCCTatattcggcatcactgcatgtatttcatgagtctgaaaaggactttatagatcggtattggatatatgggctaatatcagatttataggcttggactggactgggttgggatgttttcttaatgtacaattaccctttctataaactctctcatacacatatgagtgtctatgaatttgtttctgtagtctatccCGACTAACGCAGCATGGTTCTGACTTTGTGAACCATATGTTATTGAAGTGGaagtccaaagtccatttgcCGGGTCCACACATGGTTTAACCCCCTGACCATAGTGGAGGGACGTGAACAGCTTTGTTATCAGAGAGggaacattgtaaagttgattatagcAGGTGTAACAATGTTAAAATATAATACCTTGccacttgatctcccctttgacacaTTTTACAGTGACACATTttacttgatctccctttgacacattttacacatttttcagttaaaaaaaaagtaacagcgaaatacacatatattaagcctctgatgaatcccTTCTGACTATAGACCAGGGGTGTTAACAGCCTTGTTATGCataatgcattggaaagtagattattgcagatgcagttaggttaaaatttaacaccttatcattcgatccccttttgaccaattttaaatttgttctgttttttaatattttctgctttcttttcaattgaggtttgtctctgttttactttgttacttatttatttattaattctgTAAattaaatccaggacaggtaaatctatagagacagtaactggattaatggtttcttgagggTATAACGGGGAAATAAAGatctaataacaaggagtacaagaaagaagaaaatggtctaaaatggattatggtgatgattgttcaCCTCTTCTTAatttgattgaactattaaattgtatgatatgtaaattatataccaataaaatttaaaaatggaatGTAATTGCAAAATTATCATAAAGCAAAAATTTTTGTGCTAAAATTTAAACAATGAAGTGTAATGATTTCAACATTAATATAGCATAACTTAACTATAATACCAAAAGAGAATATTTACTTTGCTTTGGGAAGAAAATTATCAGTAAGTTTGCATATTGGTTATAATACAGAAACCATTAaaatttaaaagcattttatacTGTATATGCTTCAGAGTCcaatatatgcacaaaaatatTTAGGGAAGAAAAGTTCATGCTtggttttcacatgcacatgtacATAAACATATACACTCACAGGGGTAACACATCTGGAAAAATTAATTTAGCAAAaatcaaacattaaaaaaaattctgctaAGCCTTTTACTCATTTCTGTCTTTGAAGCTTGGTAAAAATTCTAGAAACTGAATAAAATAACATGGAAGGACACACAATAAACACACTTCAAGCAGACAAAATGCTTGCCAATATTTTAACCTGATTAACTAACAGGTTTAATGCACAACTCAAAAGGTTACATACTTAAAGGAAGAACCTCTTCTACTTCAGAAATAGGCTGGATGTTTATTCCAGGCCATAGGTCGTTGCACCAAGAACTTCATTATTtgtttcctgatcattagccgatTCAGAAACACTTTGGTCTTCCGCCATTATTTCTTGCAAGAGTTCTAAGGCATATTCTGTATCAATTTGGATCCCCAGGGCTTTGAGAATGTCACATTTACACATGGGGCATGTTCCATGGGATAGAATCCATGGGTCAATGCAATCCTTGTGGAAAAAATGCTTACAAGTCAGAATACGAACTATATCATCAGCCTTATAGGGTTCGAAGCAAATGACGCAATTGTCTCCATTTGGAGTGATTTCCTCATCACCCTCTTTTAAGACCCGTAGTTGGAGTTGGCCAAAGGCGTCCTTGAGATCTGTTATTAGTTCTTGCCACCTCCTATTCTGAATTCTTGTCATCCGAATTTTACGAATCTGATAAAAGATGAAGTAGGCTATGCTAGCAACGATAACAACTGCGAAAGACACCAAATAGTGATTCATCCAGATGACGTGTCTCCTCCCCACTTCAATTATGGCTGTGACGCGAATCCCCTTCTGAATTAAATGGAAAATTTCAGAGCCTTTTATGTTGCCAATCATCACCACCACGATGTCTTTAAAAGCCTGGTGTGCCATGGGAAATACCTGATTGCCAGTTCCAGCAAAGTTATATATAATGACCCCGCTGGCTCCTTTATCGACAGCCACCTGAATCTTTTGGGTGAAAGTACATCCTCCACGTTCAATGAGCGCAAACCAAGTCTCTGCACCTTTCCCAAGGCTGAAGTTGGTATTCGGATTACATACATGTTGAATTTTCCCATCTGGTGGCACAATAATGCCGGCCATTTTCTTTAAAGTGGATTCTTTGCCAAAAATTCCTGTCTCGCCCAACTCAGACAACATTCGGTCCCCCACATAGAAGGAGATATTCATATAAGCAGTCCAAACAGCATTGGCATTACAAGAGTTCGGAGTAAGCAACAGTAGAAAAGTGAATCTCACGAACCAGGAGATGGTGTTAGTTCTCCTAGCGTTAAGCTTGAGTGCCCTCATGTCTTTCTTTGGCGTGACCAACCCAACGGAAAAACGGAAAGTACTTACAAATCAATTGGATTTGATCAGAGGGAACGACTGTGGTTGAGACCAGGTTCTGACGTTCGCCAGCATGTTGTCTGGAGTTCAGAGAGGAATTTTGAAAGCTGTTTTCGGAGTTTGAAATGGTTTACCGGAGCGAGAAAGGGTAAACCTGGTAGGATCGGAGGCAAATCCTAGTCTGGCGGTTGCGTCTCTAGGGCACAGATCCCGTAACTAGGTGATTATGACGTAAAAGACAACACAGCCAATCAGGTGAGGGCTTATAGCATGTGCAAATGCATTGCTTAGAGTGTTTCAAAAGATGTTATGGGTGATTTtattggctgaattcaatgactACCTTACATCTAACAGCAGgtatttcattgttaaaaattaaatgaaaatttcATCCATTAATATAAAAACCATAAACGGTATGTCCTCCAAAGTCTGTATACACACATTAAGAGAGTTTGTGACTACTTTTATTTTTTCtaggaatatatttttattttattttttaaatcattttattaggggctcatacaatttttatcacaatccatacatacatcagttgtgccaAGCActttcgtacatatgttgccatcatcattctcaaaacacctgctttctacttgagcccttggtatcagctcctcacttttttcccctccctcctcattccccactcccccctgaacccttgataatttataaattattattattttgtcatatcttacaccatccgacaactccctcacccacttctctgtcatccgtcccccagggaggagattctaTGTAGACCTTgttatctgttcccctttctccctcaccttccctcctcactcccaatatagctactctcaccactggtcctgaggggttcatctgtcctggattccctgtatttccagttcccatctgtgccagtgtacatcctccagtccagctggatatgtaaggtagaattgggatcatgatagtggggggaggaagcattcaagaactaggggaaaattgtatatttcatcatcgctatactgtactctgactggctcgtctcctccccacagcccttctgcaagaggatgccaaatttcccacagatgggccctgggtccc
It contains:
- the LOC142433178 gene encoding E3 ubiquitin-protein ligase RNF133-like; this encodes MRALKLNARRTNTISWFVRFTFLLLLTPNSCNANAVWTAYMNISFYVGDRMLSELGETGIFGKESTLKKMAGIIVPPDGKIQHVCNPNTNFSLGKGAETWFALIERGGCTFTQKIQVAVDKGASGVIIYNFAGTGNQVFPMAHQAFKDIVVVMIGNIKGSEIFHLIQKGIRVTAIIEVGRRHVIWMNHYLVSFAVVIVASIAYFIFYQIRKIRMTRIQNRRWQELITDLKDAFGQLQLRVLKEGDEEITPNGDNCVICFEPYKADDIVRILTCKHFFHKDCIDPWILSHGTCPMCKCDILKALGIQIDTEYALELLQEIMAEDQSVSESANDQETNNEVLGATTYGLE